One Microbacter margulisiae genomic window carries:
- a CDS encoding sugar kinase, translating into MNKKIVTFGEIMLRLATPGYERFSQATQLNASFGGGEANVAVSLANYGMCADFVTRLPQNDIADWCIKELHKNGVKTDHVLRGGERVGIYFLETGAVARPSKVVYDRSHSSIADIQPGMIKWEEVFANVDWFHWTGITPALSQGAADACLEAIQVANKMGVTVSCDLNYRKNLWKYGKQASEIMPALVSGCDIILGNEEDAEKVFGIKPESFDVENTNGQINAAEFESVCKQLMERFPRAKKVIITLRGSINANHNTWGGCLYDGKTLYQSARYDITHIVDRVGGGDSFMGGLIYGLLTYTNDDQTALNFAVAASCLKHTIYGDFNLVTVSEVENLMKGDVSGRVSR; encoded by the coding sequence ATGAATAAGAAAATTGTAACGTTTGGAGAAATCATGTTGCGTTTAGCAACACCTGGTTATGAGCGTTTTAGTCAAGCAACACAATTAAACGCATCGTTTGGTGGTGGCGAGGCTAATGTTGCGGTCTCGTTGGCAAATTATGGTATGTGTGCCGACTTTGTTACTCGCTTACCACAGAATGATATTGCTGATTGGTGCATTAAAGAGCTTCATAAGAATGGAGTAAAAACAGATCACGTGCTTCGGGGTGGAGAACGTGTTGGCATTTATTTTTTGGAAACAGGAGCGGTGGCACGCCCAAGCAAAGTAGTGTACGATCGTTCTCATTCGTCAATTGCCGACATTCAACCGGGGATGATTAAATGGGAAGAAGTCTTTGCCAATGTAGATTGGTTTCATTGGACAGGAATAACTCCAGCATTATCTCAAGGCGCTGCTGATGCTTGTTTAGAAGCTATTCAGGTAGCAAATAAAATGGGGGTTACCGTATCGTGTGATTTAAATTATCGCAAGAATTTATGGAAATATGGGAAACAGGCATCTGAAATCATGCCAGCTTTGGTAAGTGGCTGTGATATCATTTTAGGTAATGAAGAAGATGCTGAAAAAGTATTTGGCATAAAACCTGAGTCATTTGATGTTGAAAATACCAATGGTCAAATTAATGCTGCTGAGTTTGAATCGGTTTGCAAGCAATTGATGGAACGTTTTCCACGTGCCAAAAAAGTGATTATCACTTTGAGGGGTTCCATTAATGCCAATCACAATACATGGGGAGGTTGTTTATATGACGGTAAAACATTATATCAATCAGCTCGTTATGATATTACCCATATTGTAGACCGCGTTGGTGGTGGCGATTCTTTCATGGGTGGATTAATTTATGGTCTACTTACTTATACAAATGATGACCAAACAGCATTGAATTTTGCAGTAGCGGCTTCTTGTTTGAAGCATACCATTTATGGTGATTTCAATTTGGTAACGGTGAGTGAAGTGGAGAATCTGATGAAGGGGGATGTAAGTGGACGCGTTTCACGATAA
- the uxaC gene encoding glucuronate isomerase — translation MKEFMDEHFLLETETAQRLYHEHAKNMPIIDFHCHLNPEFIAKDRQFDNLGQIWLEGDHYKWRAMRTNGVDERYCTGKDTTDWEKFEKWAETVPYTMRNPLYHWTHLELQRAFGVNTLLKPESARAIYDECTLKLKTPEFSARGLMKKFNVETVCTTDDPVDSLEYHQSLRDQGFEIRVLPAWRPDKAMAVEDPVKYRAYIEKLSEVSGVSITTYTDLMLALQKRHDFFASMGCKLSDHGIEEFYAEDYTAAEVDSIFKKVMSGKALQMDEIRKIKSAILFDLAIMDWAAGWVQQFHYGALRDNNTRLLTSLGPDTGFDSIGDFTVAKSMSKFLNQLDLKNQLAKTILYNLNPRDNDLIATMIGNYQDGSVAGKIQFGSGWWFLDQEAGITAQLNSLSLMGLLSRFVGMLTDSRSFLSYPRHEYFRRILCNLLGNDVEKGKLPASELNFIGKMVEAVCYKNAVDYFQF, via the coding sequence ATGAAAGAATTTATGGATGAGCATTTCTTGCTCGAAACAGAAACAGCGCAGCGTTTGTATCATGAACACGCGAAAAATATGCCAATCATAGATTTTCATTGTCACCTAAATCCTGAATTCATTGCCAAAGACCGCCAATTCGACAATTTAGGTCAAATTTGGTTAGAAGGTGATCATTATAAATGGAGAGCAATGCGCACAAATGGTGTGGACGAACGTTATTGCACCGGGAAAGACACTACCGACTGGGAAAAATTTGAAAAGTGGGCAGAAACGGTACCATATACCATGCGTAATCCTTTGTATCATTGGACTCATTTGGAATTACAACGGGCATTTGGCGTCAATACGTTACTAAAACCAGAATCTGCCCGGGCTATTTATGATGAGTGTACGTTGAAATTAAAAACTCCAGAGTTTTCTGCCAGAGGTTTAATGAAAAAATTTAATGTAGAAACGGTTTGTACAACAGATGATCCGGTTGATTCATTAGAATATCATCAATCTTTGCGTGATCAAGGATTTGAAATCAGAGTACTGCCTGCTTGGCGTCCGGACAAAGCAATGGCAGTGGAAGATCCTGTTAAATATCGCGCATATATTGAGAAACTATCCGAAGTTTCTGGTGTTTCTATTACGACATATACAGATTTGATGCTAGCCTTACAAAAAAGACACGATTTCTTTGCATCCATGGGATGTAAGCTGAGTGATCATGGCATTGAAGAGTTTTATGCTGAAGATTACACAGCTGCAGAAGTTGATTCTATTTTTAAGAAGGTAATGTCTGGAAAAGCTCTGCAAATGGATGAAATTCGTAAAATCAAATCAGCTATTTTATTTGATTTGGCAATTATGGATTGGGCTGCAGGTTGGGTGCAGCAGTTCCATTATGGTGCCTTACGAGATAATAATACACGACTACTGACTTCACTGGGTCCCGACACCGGATTTGATTCAATTGGTGACTTTACTGTAGCCAAATCAATGTCAAAGTTTTTGAATCAGTTAGATTTAAAGAATCAATTGGCCAAAACAATTTTATACAATTTAAACCCACGCGATAATGATTTAATCGCAACAATGATTGGTAACTATCAGGATGGGAGTGTTGCAGGAAAAATACAGTTTGGTTCCGGTTGGTGGTTTCTTGATCAGGAAGCAGGCATTACAGCTCAACTGAATTCACTATCTTTGATGGGTTTATTGAGTCGTTTTGTAGGTATGCTGACTGATTCCCGAAGCTTTCTTTCTTATCCTCGCCATGAGTATTTTCGTCGTATATTATGTAATTTACTTGGCAACGATGTTGAAAAAGGAAAGCTGCCGGCAAGTGAATTGAATTTTATTGGAAAAATGGTTGAGGCGGTTTGCTACAAAAATGCTGTAGATTATTTTCAATTTTAG
- a CDS encoding DNA recombination protein RmuC has product MLKIDNNNQANRDALSINLKDFTTEQRSKFDELTKEQQELTSKTVEQLEKITNKVEEKILILQNQVQATLDKNINALNTLQKERFEQMELKQTELVRNTETKLESIRITVEEKLEKTLSDRLGQSFETVGKQLLEVQRGLGEMQTLAQDVGGLKRVLSNVKMRGGIGEVQLAMLLEQILAPDQYEANVKTKINSNDLVEFAIKLPGASDDNARVWLPIDAKFPKDVYEQLQTAYDTGDLLLIEAAQKNLEITIKKMAKDISDKYLDPPNTTDFGIMFLPFEGIYAEVVRKASLLEELQRTYKIVVTGPTTLAAILNSLQMGFRTLAIQKRSSEVWQILGAVKKEFENFGGLMQKAQNNIQTGLNQLDDVIGKRTKAIQRKLRSVESLNETDAKLILPESSDFDD; this is encoded by the coding sequence ATGTTGAAAATTGACAATAATAATCAGGCAAATAGAGATGCGTTGTCAATTAATCTAAAAGATTTTACAACAGAACAACGTTCTAAGTTTGATGAGCTGACAAAAGAGCAGCAGGAACTTACGTCAAAAACAGTAGAACAATTAGAGAAGATCACCAATAAAGTGGAAGAAAAGATTTTAATATTGCAAAACCAGGTTCAGGCAACATTAGATAAAAATATCAATGCTTTGAATACCTTGCAAAAAGAAAGGTTTGAGCAAATGGAGCTTAAACAAACAGAATTGGTGAGAAATACTGAAACTAAACTGGAATCAATCCGGATAACGGTCGAAGAAAAACTGGAAAAAACCTTAAGCGATCGATTAGGCCAAAGTTTTGAAACCGTTGGGAAACAACTTCTTGAAGTGCAAAGAGGTTTGGGAGAGATGCAAACTCTTGCGCAGGATGTTGGTGGCCTAAAGAGAGTACTGAGTAATGTAAAAATGCGAGGCGGTATTGGTGAGGTACAACTAGCTATGTTGTTAGAACAAATTTTAGCACCGGATCAATATGAAGCGAATGTTAAAACAAAAATCAATAGCAATGATTTGGTCGAGTTTGCCATAAAACTTCCGGGAGCGAGCGATGATAATGCCCGGGTTTGGCTTCCTATTGATGCTAAATTTCCCAAAGATGTATATGAGCAATTGCAAACTGCTTATGATACAGGTGATTTACTTTTAATTGAAGCTGCACAAAAAAATTTGGAAATCACGATCAAAAAAATGGCTAAGGATATAAGTGACAAATATCTTGATCCACCAAACACTACTGATTTTGGTATTATGTTTCTGCCGTTTGAGGGTATTTATGCCGAGGTAGTTCGCAAAGCCAGCTTATTGGAGGAGTTGCAACGTACATACAAAATTGTTGTTACAGGCCCGACTACGCTGGCTGCAATTCTTAATAGTTTGCAAATGGGCTTTCGTACTTTAGCAATTCAAAAACGAAGCAGTGAAGTTTGGCAAATTTTGGGAGCGGTCAAAAAAGAATTCGAAAACTTTGGAGGCTTAATGCAGAAGGCTCAAAATAATATTCAAACCGGTCTAAATCAATTGGACGATGTTATCGGAAAGCGTACTAAGGCTATCCAACGTAAATTACGCAGCGTGGAATCCCTGAATGAAACAGACGCAAAACTAATCCTCCCAGAAAGCTCTGATTTTGATGATTAA
- a CDS encoding glycoside hydrolase family 2 protein, with amino-acid sequence MQQFRSLILKGAIPLIALLLSSAMLGQNGTIKQIKLSDFQMQSSTLITVDGQTLSSASYQSPVYWFPVKVPSTVLTGLVANHIYPDPYIGLNNMLIPDASDSFNKKYNLSQYSFLPGHVNPWSKPYWYRTKFNVPFEDRGRHFQLIFKGINYRAAVWLNGQQIADSTQMAGMFGEYSLDVSGAIQAGQQNVLAVKIYPLDFPGTPADEQLKAMGPFFENGGPTGDIGKNVTMLCSVGWDWIPPVRDRNMGIWQPVYLRTTGDVTIGNPHIVTILPQLPDTTIANISLSLSLYNSGRNATQGKLVITIKPENFIGKSFSFSRQLSIKANQDNCLSFNPFNEPLLHIKNPHLWWSFDHGKPNLYRIKLAYFIDNKLSDDTSFVFGIRSVSSKLTHVPGKFPRRDFYVNGKKVNLVGGAWVPDMMLNRDSTRYAYELQLCRNAHANLIRIWGGGITPPDAFFDIADRLGLLVWSDFWITGDTQGEFKGSPNWPLQSSVFINNMTSTILRIRNHPSLLVWTGGNEGHARKELYHAMRDSVIALDGTRPFIPSSSGFAKISAEWKGSWPDNGPSGVYSGGPYAWKDPLTYYNLADHAKDWVFKDETGIPSQPPYNMLHRIIPDLVWDKNDSFPLNDSWGYHDACTGAGRYDSYYADMVKRFGKPVSMKDFSLKMQLMNAMGYQGIFEAAGHILNENGGVMLWKLNAAFPSVIWQIYDWYLEPNAGYYFMQNACEPVHVQFDRDDSTVVVVNRSYLQAKSVIVEAAGYSMDSKALFHHHIMLTISPAGVQKAFSLAKDIHNCHGVTFILLHIKNSIGQTISYNSYWVAPNENFASLSSMPKTHIDAKLLQTASKKTSYKWMVHLSNPTGKIAFFVRLQLMNHNNKEILPSFWSANYITLKPYEARDITVEVPKAKIISSKLSLRITGWNLNNERKLYVPQIVLRTNQKSLHLFYKKNRCSDSSDCRMQSKVKVYLVKVIR; translated from the coding sequence ATGCAACAATTCAGAAGTCTTATATTGAAGGGCGCTATCCCATTGATTGCTCTTTTACTTTCTTCCGCAATGTTAGGGCAAAACGGGACTATCAAACAAATAAAGTTAAGTGATTTTCAAATGCAATCGTCCACCCTTATCACAGTAGATGGACAAACTCTTTCATCCGCTTCATATCAGTCTCCCGTTTATTGGTTTCCGGTAAAAGTACCCTCAACAGTACTTACCGGATTGGTAGCAAATCATATCTATCCCGATCCATATATTGGATTGAATAACATGCTAATCCCTGATGCATCAGATAGTTTTAATAAAAAATACAACTTGTCACAATATAGTTTTTTACCTGGACATGTAAACCCATGGTCAAAACCATATTGGTACCGTACAAAATTCAATGTGCCGTTTGAAGATAGAGGGAGACATTTTCAGCTCATTTTCAAAGGTATTAATTATCGTGCTGCCGTTTGGCTTAACGGGCAACAAATTGCTGATTCCACACAAATGGCCGGTATGTTTGGTGAATATAGTCTGGATGTAAGCGGTGCTATTCAGGCAGGACAGCAAAACGTTTTGGCCGTTAAGATCTATCCGCTGGACTTCCCGGGAACTCCTGCAGATGAACAATTAAAAGCAATGGGGCCTTTCTTTGAAAATGGAGGTCCTACGGGTGATATAGGGAAAAATGTTACGATGCTTTGTTCTGTGGGTTGGGATTGGATTCCTCCGGTTCGCGATCGCAACATGGGTATCTGGCAACCTGTTTATTTAAGAACAACAGGTGATGTCACCATTGGAAATCCACATATAGTTACCATCCTTCCGCAATTACCGGATACCACTATTGCTAATATCTCGTTGTCCCTTTCCTTATATAATTCAGGACGTAATGCAACTCAGGGAAAACTCGTCATTACGATTAAACCTGAGAATTTTATTGGAAAATCATTTTCATTTTCAAGACAACTATCAATAAAAGCTAATCAAGATAACTGTCTTTCATTTAATCCTTTCAACGAACCTCTTTTACACATAAAAAATCCTCATCTTTGGTGGTCTTTTGATCATGGTAAACCTAATTTATATCGCATTAAACTGGCATATTTCATTGACAATAAACTATCTGATGACACATCTTTTGTGTTTGGCATTCGCTCCGTTTCGTCCAAATTGACCCATGTGCCGGGAAAATTTCCACGCCGTGATTTTTATGTAAACGGTAAAAAAGTAAATCTGGTCGGTGGAGCTTGGGTTCCTGACATGATGCTCAATCGAGACTCAACGCGATATGCTTATGAATTACAACTTTGTCGTAATGCCCATGCAAATCTTATCCGCATATGGGGAGGCGGTATAACTCCTCCTGATGCTTTTTTTGATATTGCCGACCGTCTTGGATTATTAGTCTGGTCTGATTTTTGGATCACAGGTGATACGCAGGGAGAATTTAAGGGATCTCCCAACTGGCCTCTCCAATCAAGTGTTTTTATTAATAATATGACAAGTACAATTCTTCGTATTCGGAATCATCCCAGTTTATTGGTCTGGACAGGCGGCAATGAAGGACATGCCCGAAAAGAGTTGTACCATGCAATGCGCGACAGCGTCATTGCTTTAGATGGGACACGTCCATTTATTCCAAGCTCATCCGGATTCGCAAAAATATCAGCAGAATGGAAAGGATCCTGGCCTGATAACGGTCCTTCCGGGGTTTATAGCGGTGGTCCATATGCATGGAAAGATCCATTAACGTATTATAATTTGGCAGATCATGCAAAAGACTGGGTCTTTAAAGATGAAACAGGAATACCATCTCAGCCCCCCTATAATATGTTACACAGGATCATTCCCGATCTGGTATGGGATAAAAATGATTCTTTCCCGTTGAATGATTCGTGGGGATATCATGACGCATGCACTGGGGCAGGACGCTATGATTCATATTATGCCGATATGGTTAAACGATTTGGAAAACCTGTCAGCATGAAAGATTTTTCACTCAAAATGCAGTTAATGAACGCTATGGGCTATCAGGGAATTTTCGAAGCAGCAGGACATATACTTAATGAAAATGGGGGAGTAATGTTATGGAAACTCAATGCAGCCTTCCCCAGTGTCATCTGGCAAATATACGATTGGTATTTGGAGCCTAACGCCGGTTACTATTTTATGCAAAATGCGTGTGAACCAGTGCATGTACAATTTGATCGGGATGATTCTACAGTAGTAGTTGTTAATAGAAGTTACTTGCAGGCGAAATCGGTGATTGTCGAAGCTGCAGGCTATAGCATGGATTCAAAGGCTTTATTTCACCACCATATCATGTTGACAATATCACCGGCTGGAGTTCAAAAAGCATTCTCATTGGCGAAGGATATTCATAACTGCCATGGAGTCACATTTATTTTGCTCCATATCAAAAATTCTATAGGTCAAACTATTTCCTATAATAGTTACTGGGTTGCTCCTAACGAAAATTTCGCCTCTCTGAGCAGTATGCCTAAAACTCATATAGATGCCAAATTGCTTCAAACAGCAAGTAAAAAAACAAGTTATAAATGGATGGTACATCTTTCAAATCCAACCGGAAAGATTGCTTTTTTTGTACGCTTGCAATTGATGAATCATAATAACAAGGAAATACTCCCGTCATTCTGGTCGGCAAATTATATAACATTGAAGCCCTACGAAGCCCGGGATATCACGGTGGAAGTCCCAAAAGCCAAAATCATTTCATCCAAACTATCCTTAAGAATAACAGGATGGAATTTGAATAATGAGCGAAAGTTATACGTCCCCCAGATAGTTTTACGAACAAATCAAAAATCACTACATCTGTTTTATAAAAAAAACAGATGTAGTGATTCCTCAGATTGCCGTATGCAAAGCAAAGTCAAAGTCTATTTAGTTAAGGTGATACGATAA
- a CDS encoding LruC domain-containing protein → MIHVPDYQIIRSIIRKCFFLCLLFISGIIICTSCAKENLIDNTVNKPQLQGTGFTYQNQIDFTLNMTFQDMQGNPISLTKVDVYDQNPMVPGTSNWRTDISPFTEGQTDNNGLFAKTFSLGTNVDTIYVVLNNLTYATPIVVPIQGTSASIVMRPSGYGVLRSESSTKSFTSYSIQSYENLSVLNTMPNGEAPWHYTVSPFTSSNLWVLGNFDAVGFPSYLDSSDTISSSAIKTLSKLLPERVNEMVANPSLFSTDPLKSNFVTTAKCQIWVSFISEGAAYQDVLGYFYYPTGSTPSSVSNIDKRIIVFPNASYPSSVQGGGWGNGSMVMGDRARLAYYNNTLKQWTDTFPAGVSVSWFLISNGFTTTGYVNQGLTNGNGFLYSIPALNSGNQQSLLLNDPVSNTFLLTFEDMPIISGNSDKDFNDVIFQVSANPITAINYSSLPILTPSTSTDADGDGVPDANDAYPNDPQRAYDEYYPTSGYGTLAFEDQWPYKGDYDFNDLVLDYKYHLVLNAYYQVKDVKITYYVKAVGAAYRNGFAIQFGTGAGNVQSVSGQVNMAGNKIFSLSSVGYENGQDYAVIPVFPDASQLFGYTTGTPPFINTSNSGVFADSIPINLTITFGTPVDPKTLGSPPYNVFLVVNQDRGREVHLAGQMPTAKANTKLFGTGDDRTNNSTIFYEGDQESPWAINLPTVFSYPFEQVNINRPYLKYSPWVQSTGNSYTDWYYNASSGYRNAALIFHHP, encoded by the coding sequence ATGATTCATGTGCCTGATTATCAAATTATAAGAAGCATAATTAGAAAATGCTTTTTTCTGTGCTTGCTGTTTATCAGTGGAATAATTATTTGTACTTCCTGTGCGAAAGAAAATTTGATTGATAATACTGTCAATAAACCTCAATTACAAGGGACTGGGTTTACTTATCAGAATCAAATTGATTTTACATTAAATATGACTTTTCAGGATATGCAAGGAAATCCAATTTCCTTAACGAAAGTTGATGTGTATGATCAAAATCCTATGGTTCCCGGAACCTCCAACTGGAGAACAGATATAAGTCCATTTACCGAAGGGCAAACAGATAATAATGGTTTATTTGCAAAAACTTTTTCCTTAGGAACTAATGTGGATACAATTTATGTGGTGTTAAATAATCTAACATATGCAACTCCTATTGTAGTTCCTATTCAGGGAACTAGTGCTTCTATCGTAATGCGTCCTTCTGGCTATGGAGTGCTTCGTTCTGAAAGTTCTACAAAAAGCTTTACCTCATATAGTATTCAAAGTTACGAGAATCTTTCTGTTTTGAATACTATGCCTAATGGAGAGGCCCCTTGGCATTATACCGTCAGTCCATTTACTAGCTCTAATTTGTGGGTATTAGGAAATTTTGACGCTGTTGGATTCCCTAGCTATTTAGACTCTTCTGATACAATAAGCTCTAGTGCAATAAAAACTCTTTCAAAACTATTGCCGGAAAGAGTTAATGAAATGGTAGCAAATCCTAGTTTATTTAGTACTGATCCATTAAAATCAAATTTTGTAACAACCGCAAAATGTCAGATATGGGTGTCGTTTATTTCTGAGGGAGCTGCTTATCAAGATGTTTTAGGATATTTTTATTATCCTACTGGATCTACTCCGTCGTCAGTATCTAACATAGATAAAAGAATCATTGTTTTTCCCAATGCTTCTTATCCTAGCTCTGTACAAGGTGGCGGTTGGGGGAATGGATCTATGGTTATGGGAGATAGAGCTCGGCTAGCATATTATAATAATACTTTAAAACAGTGGACAGATACATTTCCTGCAGGAGTAAGTGTAAGCTGGTTTTTGATTTCAAATGGTTTTACAACAACTGGTTATGTAAATCAGGGATTAACCAATGGTAATGGCTTTTTATATTCTATTCCTGCTTTAAATTCAGGAAATCAACAATCATTATTATTAAACGATCCAGTTTCAAATACGTTTTTGCTAACCTTTGAAGATATGCCAATTATTTCTGGAAATAGTGATAAAGATTTTAATGATGTTATATTTCAAGTTTCTGCTAATCCTATTACTGCAATTAATTATAGTTCTTTGCCTATTTTAACACCTTCAACATCTACGGATGCGGATGGCGATGGTGTTCCTGATGCAAATGATGCTTATCCCAATGATCCTCAGCGTGCATATGATGAATATTATCCTACGAGTGGTTATGGAACCTTGGCATTTGAAGATCAATGGCCATATAAAGGCGATTATGATTTTAATGATTTGGTATTGGATTATAAGTATCATTTGGTCTTAAATGCTTATTATCAGGTAAAAGACGTGAAGATTACATATTATGTGAAAGCGGTAGGAGCAGCCTATCGTAATGGGTTTGCTATCCAATTTGGTACAGGGGCAGGGAATGTACAATCCGTATCTGGGCAGGTAAATATGGCAGGCAATAAAATCTTTAGTCTAAGTTCTGTAGGATATGAAAACGGACAGGATTATGCTGTTATTCCTGTATTTCCAGATGCATCACAATTGTTTGGTTATACAACAGGGACTCCACCATTTATTAATACAAGTAATTCTGGGGTTTTTGCTGACTCCATTCCAATTAATTTGACTATAACATTTGGAACTCCTGTTGATCCAAAAACGCTGGGAAGTCCTCCATATAACGTTTTCTTGGTTGTTAATCAGGATCGCGGGAGGGAAGTTCATTTAGCAGGACAGATGCCTACAGCTAAAGCAAATACTAAATTGTTTGGAACGGGGGATGATCGAACAAATAACAGCACTATCTTTTACGAAGGAGATCAAGAGTCTCCATGGGCCATAAATTTACCAACAGTCTTTTCGTATCCTTTTGAACAGGTTAACATTAATAGACCATATCTAAAATATTCTCCTTGGGTACAATCGACAGGAAATAGTTATACCGATTGGTATTATAATGCTTCATCAGGTTATAGAAATGCAGCTCTTATTTTTCATCATCCGTAA
- a CDS encoding OmpA family protein, which yields MNLLSKLFTLLVLFICCAFSLAAQDTTKIATDFISRKGNNWFIGGGIGISAYFGGENRYIPKNQGGYWKMITWPAGGVWGGRWISPSVAIKGEIDAMSSRSWNAGDSYDLIHNGKPYFTNFDHVELSMDMMFNINNLLLGVNNRRKFFVLFYLGPGIARTFNDFKVPPDTHMIFKSGGMLLLKLNKAFGLYGDLQGTIVPQKFSGEHFFRSYEGYLTPMFGIQYIFPGKKRGFEPCCSCSTSSIDQNYLIEKVNTLQQRVYALQKDSVEKAEILATSKSKPCDTCRQISKMMSIVKQILAQRPDQNLYIPIHFTIDKWNIRPSEQYKLGEVASFMFNHPDDTVYISGYADVQTAYPAYNMMLGVKRAQEVIKILVTEYGVNPNRFIWKSYGDRVQPFSVNALNRAVIAYNIRSNPRQLLINKKSLTNPNVLTLRQRNNKFNVAIFFRIDKWNIRPSEEYKLDQIAKFMNEHPHDTIFVGGYADVKTAYPAYNKRLGQRRADEVVRTLVVKYHIPRSRFAWYAFGDSVQPFKINALNRAAIAMDRRIIANKMAPNLPNPQHTDSIPVDTCQKIMKEWNDLLKQIKHPRLTRLYVAIHFHLDKWHVPLNERYKLDDIVRFMIRYPNVYISVTGYADVQTAYPAYNLKLSVKRANEVAYLLINKYGIAPNRIICKSLGDTVQPFKINNQNRVVIALDVEE from the coding sequence ATGAATTTACTCTCCAAACTTTTTACTCTCCTAGTTTTATTCATTTGTTGTGCTTTTTCGCTTGCTGCTCAAGATACAACAAAGATTGCTACTGATTTTATTAGTCGGAAGGGTAATAATTGGTTTATTGGTGGAGGTATAGGAATTAGTGCTTATTTTGGCGGTGAAAATAGGTATATTCCTAAAAATCAGGGTGGATATTGGAAGATGATTACATGGCCTGCTGGGGGCGTATGGGGAGGCAGGTGGATTAGTCCTTCTGTAGCAATTAAAGGAGAAATCGATGCTATGTCTTCTCGGAGTTGGAATGCGGGGGATTCCTATGATTTAATTCACAACGGGAAGCCTTACTTTACCAACTTTGATCACGTGGAATTAAGCATGGATATGATGTTTAATATTAATAATCTATTGTTGGGAGTAAACAATAGACGAAAATTTTTTGTGCTATTTTATTTGGGACCTGGCATTGCCAGAACTTTTAATGATTTTAAAGTGCCTCCTGATACGCATATGATTTTTAAATCGGGAGGTATGCTACTCCTTAAGTTAAATAAAGCTTTCGGACTGTATGGTGATTTGCAGGGAACAATTGTTCCTCAAAAATTTAGTGGAGAGCATTTCTTTCGCTCTTATGAAGGATACCTTACTCCAATGTTTGGCATTCAATACATATTTCCAGGGAAAAAACGAGGATTTGAACCATGTTGCTCTTGTTCAACTTCTAGTATTGATCAAAATTATTTAATAGAAAAAGTAAACACACTTCAGCAAAGGGTTTATGCTTTACAAAAGGACTCGGTAGAAAAAGCAGAAATACTAGCAACCTCTAAAAGTAAGCCTTGCGATACTTGTCGACAAATTAGCAAAATGATGTCGATCGTTAAACAGATTTTGGCGCAACGACCTGATCAAAATCTTTATATCCCTATACATTTCACAATTGATAAATGGAATATTCGTCCATCAGAACAATATAAATTAGGTGAAGTAGCTTCATTTATGTTTAATCATCCTGATGATACAGTTTACATTAGTGGATATGCAGATGTTCAGACGGCTTATCCTGCATATAATATGATGCTAGGTGTCAAGCGTGCTCAAGAGGTAATAAAGATATTAGTTACTGAATATGGGGTAAATCCAAATCGATTTATATGGAAATCCTATGGAGACAGAGTTCAGCCGTTTAGTGTTAATGCGCTTAATCGTGCCGTCATTGCTTACAATATAAGAAGTAATCCTAGGCAACTTCTTATAAATAAGAAGAGTTTGACAAATCCTAACGTATTAACATTGAGGCAGCGAAATAATAAATTCAATGTGGCGATATTTTTCAGAATAGATAAATGGAATATTCGACCATCAGAAGAATATAAATTGGATCAGATTGCTAAGTTTATGAATGAACATCCGCACGATACAATATTTGTAGGAGGCTATGCAGATGTTAAAACGGCTTATCCTGCTTACAATAAACGGTTAGGACAGAGGAGAGCTGATGAAGTTGTTCGTACATTGGTGGTTAAATATCATATTCCTAGAAGTAGATTTGCATGGTATGCTTTTGGCGACAGTGTACAACCTTTTAAAATTAATGCGTTGAATAGGGCTGCAATAGCTATGGATAGAAGGATTATTGCTAATAAGATGGCTCCAAATTTACCTAATCCTCAACATACAGATTCTATTCCTGTAGATACTTGTCAGAAGATAATGAAAGAGTGGAATGACTTATTGAAACAAATTAAGCATCCTCGACTGACACGATTATATGTTGCTATTCATTTTCATCTTGATAAATGGCATGTGCCTCTAAATGAAAGATATAAATTGGATGATATTGTGCGTTTTATGATACGATATCCTAATGTGTATATTTCAGTTACGGGTTATGCAGATGTCCAAACAGCTTATCCAGCATATAATCTTAAGTTAAGCGTAAAAAGAGCTAATGAAGTAGCATATCTTTTAATCAATAAATATGGAATAGCTCCAAATCGAATCATATGTAAATCTCTGGGTGATACCGTGCAACCATTTAAAATTAATAATCAAAATAGAGTCGTCATTGCGTTAGATGTGGAAGAATAA